In Leptodesmis sichuanensis A121, the following are encoded in one genomic region:
- a CDS encoding NINE protein, with product MNNVGTAYVLWLGCLLQLHGLQRLYNGKIFTGLLWLFTFGLMGFGQLFDLILIPGMVEEPTFRTFNWHIRD from the coding sequence ATGAATAACGTTGGTACTGCCTATGTTCTCTGGCTAGGGTGTCTGCTGCAATTGCATGGCCTGCAGCGACTCTATAACGGCAAAATCTTTACTGGCTTACTCTGGCTGTTTACTTTTGGGTTGATGGGTTTTGGGCAACTGTTTGACCTGATTCTGATTCCCGGAATGGTGGAAGAACCCACATTCCGCACTTTCAACTGGCACATCAGGGATTAA
- a CDS encoding class I SAM-dependent methyltransferase, whose amino-acid sequence MNHKSKPAWAGDDLLSRFVNVLIQTPPIYAVMKQQARRVLIKTAEKNGVPWRKIYEDLENSGIQNLLGQFTNPAIAYPDYYQVPFHAYDAGNLCWPAAFEAEPATYAMALRVWPQESLTWEEAQARLRGSFHQVLAEYGPQEVRDILDIGCSVGISTLTLHHYYQSRQTGPVHTIGLDLSPYMLAVAQRRDVNHEIEWIHGKAEATGFADRCFDLVTLQFVTHELPGEATLAIFQEVQRILRPGGYLAVVDNNPKSPVIQNLPPVLFTLMKSTEPWSDDYYTFDMEAAMQTAGLEYIVTVASDPRHRTLIARRQ is encoded by the coding sequence ATGAATCACAAAAGTAAACCTGCCTGGGCTGGGGATGATCTGCTTTCCCGGTTTGTCAATGTTCTGATTCAAACACCACCGATTTATGCGGTGATGAAGCAACAGGCCCGACGGGTGCTGATTAAAACTGCCGAGAAAAATGGGGTGCCCTGGCGCAAAATTTACGAAGACCTGGAGAACTCTGGCATTCAAAACCTATTGGGGCAGTTTACGAATCCAGCGATCGCCTATCCAGACTATTATCAGGTGCCTTTTCACGCCTACGATGCTGGAAACTTGTGCTGGCCTGCTGCCTTTGAAGCCGAACCTGCAACCTACGCAATGGCACTGCGAGTCTGGCCACAAGAATCCCTTACCTGGGAGGAAGCCCAGGCCCGGTTGCGCGGTAGTTTTCATCAAGTACTGGCGGAGTACGGTCCCCAAGAAGTCCGAGATATTCTCGATATTGGCTGTTCGGTAGGAATTTCCACTTTGACGTTGCACCATTACTACCAATCCAGGCAGACTGGCCCAGTCCATACGATCGGCCTGGATTTGTCTCCCTATATGCTGGCAGTGGCCCAGCGACGGGATGTGAACCATGAAATTGAATGGATTCATGGCAAGGCAGAAGCAACGGGATTTGCCGATCGCTGCTTCGATCTGGTGACACTCCAATTTGTGACCCACGAACTACCAGGGGAAGCCACTCTTGCTATTTTTCAAGAAGTCCAGCGGATTCTGCGTCCTGGCGGCTATCTGGCGGTAGTAGATAACAACCCGAAATCTCCAGTGATTCAAAACCTGCCCCCCGTGTTGTTCACTCTGATGAAAAGCACAGAACCCTGGTCAGACGATTACTACACCTTTGATATGGAAGCGGCCATGCAGACCGCAGGGTTAGAGTACATTGTTACTGTTGCCAGCGATCCACGCCACCGCACCTTAATTGCCCGTCGTCAATAG
- a CDS encoding urease subunit beta, which translates to MVPGEMFIEDGEIELNAGRATVTITVANTGDRPIQVGSHFHFYEVNNALRFDREQARGMRLDIPAGTAVRFEPGDEKAVNLVALAGSREVYGLNNKINGPL; encoded by the coding sequence ATGGTTCCTGGAGAAATGTTTATTGAAGATGGCGAAATTGAACTGAATGCAGGCCGAGCAACCGTAACAATCACGGTGGCAAATACGGGCGATCGCCCCATTCAAGTCGGTTCTCACTTCCACTTTTATGAAGTCAACAATGCGCTGCGGTTCGATCGCGAACAGGCTCGTGGGATGCGCTTAGATATTCCCGCTGGTACGGCAGTTCGGTTTGAACCGGGCGATGAAAAAGCCGTCAATCTAGTGGCACTGGCTGGTAGTCGGGAAGTGTATGGTCTCAACAACAAAATTAACGGGCCGCTGTAA
- the ureA gene encoding urease subunit gamma codes for MQLTPQEKDKLLIFTAALLAERRKERGLKLNYPESIAYITAAVLEGARDGRSVADLMSYGATLLKREDVMEGVPEMIHEVQVEATFPDGTKLVTVHNPIR; via the coding sequence ATGCAACTCACGCCTCAAGAAAAGGACAAATTGTTAATTTTTACCGCAGCCTTGTTGGCTGAACGTCGTAAGGAGCGGGGGTTGAAGCTGAACTATCCCGAATCGATCGCCTACATTACAGCAGCCGTGCTGGAAGGGGCGAGGGATGGCCGCAGCGTAGCGGATTTGATGAGCTATGGCGCAACCCTGTTGAAACGCGAAGACGTGATGGAAGGGGTGCCGGAAATGATTCATGAAGTGCAGGTAGAAGCAACCTTTCCTGATGGCACAAAGTTGGTGACGGTGCATAATCCTATTCGCTAA
- a CDS encoding urease accessory protein UreD: protein MNRTQLSELPISHPVSSNWQGHLELTYGRVGQGTQMIHSHMQAPLKVQRSLYPEGEEVCHTVMLHTAGGIVGGDRLAVKVHLQPEAQVLMTTAAANKIYRTNGQEAQQTIHIHVAEAACLEWLPQETIVFDQALYRQTTRIELAPGAHWLGWELTRFGRTARGEQFLTGEWRSHTEVWQQGKPLWIDRQGLLGSQETFHSPHGLAGYPIVGSFAYVGQDVPPALVEQARALWQGDRGEAGVTRLMAGLLCRYRGASTIEARQWLIAVWQLVRKTYLHRSTCIPRVWQL from the coding sequence ATGAATAGAACTCAACTTAGTGAATTGCCAATCTCTCATCCAGTCTCGTCCAACTGGCAGGGCCATCTGGAACTCACCTATGGTCGTGTGGGGCAGGGCACGCAGATGATCCACAGCCACATGCAGGCTCCTTTAAAAGTGCAGCGATCGCTCTATCCCGAAGGGGAAGAAGTTTGTCATACCGTGATGCTGCATACGGCTGGGGGCATTGTGGGGGGCGATCGGTTAGCAGTCAAAGTTCATCTACAGCCGGAAGCTCAGGTCTTGATGACCACCGCCGCCGCCAACAAGATCTACCGCACTAATGGCCAGGAAGCCCAGCAGACCATTCACATACACGTTGCAGAGGCCGCCTGCCTGGAGTGGTTGCCCCAGGAAACGATCGTATTTGACCAGGCCTTGTATCGTCAGACAACCCGGATTGAATTAGCTCCCGGTGCCCACTGGCTGGGTTGGGAGTTGACCCGCTTTGGCAGAACGGCACGAGGAGAACAGTTCTTAACGGGAGAGTGGCGATCGCACACAGAAGTCTGGCAACAGGGAAAACCGCTCTGGATCGATCGCCAGGGGTTGTTGGGGAGTCAGGAGACCTTTCACAGTCCGCATGGTTTGGCGGGATATCCGATCGTGGGCAGCTTTGCTTATGTGGGACAGGATGTGCCCCCCGCACTGGTGGAACAGGCCAGAGCGCTGTGGCAGGGCGATCGCGGTGAAGCAGGTGTAACCCGATTGATGGCTGGTTTACTGTGTCGCTACCGGGGTGCCTCTACAATAGAAGCACGCCAATGGTTAATCGCTGTCTGGCAACTGGTAAGAAAAACGTATCTGCATCGTTCGACCTGTATTCCTAGAGTCTGGCAACTGTAA
- the coaBC gene encoding bifunctional phosphopantothenoylcysteine decarboxylase/phosphopantothenate--cysteine ligase CoaBC — protein sequence MGCITTIAYPILCKHTVMQRSHVLIGVGGGIAAYKLVEVVSSLAKAGLEVRCILTAAAQQFVTPLTFATLSRHAAYTDRDFWQPVHGRPLHIELGEWAEVLLIAPLTANTLAKLAYGMADNLLTNTVLASTCPVLLAPAMNTEMWEQLAVQRNWQQVHQDPRYHPVGPGAGILACDRVGAGRMAEPEEILPYIHSLLYTQGNRDLTGKKILISAGGTREFLDPVRFIGNPSTGKMGMALAQAAAHRGAEVILVHGPLEEMVMQTLPAKIHTVPVISASEMQQAMMQHLSIADWIIMAAAVADVKPANYSVEKLPKSALPDSLPLSSVPDIVATLAQFKQAHQRLIGFAAQSGDIITPAKEKLQRKHLNAIVANPIDQPNSGFGSDQNQAVFIDAQGRQQAIAPCTKLHMAHQLLDFIQTIP from the coding sequence ATGGGATGCATTACGACGATCGCCTATCCCATCCTATGCAAGCATACGGTAATGCAAAGAAGCCACGTTTTAATTGGTGTTGGAGGCGGGATTGCGGCCTATAAGTTGGTTGAAGTGGTTTCGTCTTTGGCGAAAGCTGGCTTAGAAGTCCGCTGCATTCTGACAGCAGCGGCTCAACAATTCGTCACACCGCTCACCTTTGCCACTCTGTCTCGTCATGCCGCTTATACCGATCGAGATTTTTGGCAACCCGTTCATGGCCGTCCTCTGCATATTGAATTGGGGGAATGGGCTGAGGTTTTGCTGATTGCGCCCCTGACGGCAAATACGCTGGCCAAACTGGCTTATGGGATGGCCGATAATTTGCTGACCAATACGGTGCTGGCCTCCACCTGTCCGGTATTGCTAGCTCCCGCGATGAATACAGAGATGTGGGAACAACTTGCAGTGCAACGGAACTGGCAGCAGGTACACCAGGATCCGCGTTACCATCCGGTAGGGCCAGGAGCCGGGATATTGGCCTGCGATCGCGTAGGAGCCGGACGCATGGCAGAACCGGAAGAAATTTTGCCGTACATTCATTCCCTTTTGTACACCCAGGGAAACCGGGATCTGACGGGCAAAAAAATTCTGATCAGTGCGGGGGGAACACGGGAATTCCTCGATCCAGTGCGATTCATCGGCAATCCCTCGACCGGCAAGATGGGCATGGCTCTGGCTCAGGCGGCGGCTCATCGAGGTGCAGAGGTGATTCTGGTGCATGGCCCTCTGGAGGAAATGGTGATGCAAACTCTGCCAGCCAAGATTCACACCGTTCCAGTTATTTCAGCCTCTGAGATGCAGCAGGCGATGATGCAGCATCTGTCGATCGCCGATTGGATCATCATGGCGGCGGCTGTGGCTGACGTGAAACCCGCCAATTACAGCGTTGAAAAACTGCCCAAGTCTGCTCTGCCAGATAGCTTACCCCTATCTTCAGTGCCGGATATTGTGGCGACCCTGGCGCAGTTTAAACAGGCCCATCAACGTTTAATCGGCTTCGCGGCTCAGAGTGGGGATATTATTACCCCGGCCAAGGAAAAACTACAACGAAAACACCTGAATGCGATCGTCGCCAATCCCATTGATCAACCCAACAGCGGATTTGGCAGCGATCAAAACCAGGCCGTTTTCATTGATGCTCAGGGCCGACAACAGGCGATCGCGCCCTGCACGAAATTGCACATGGCGCACCAACTCCTGGATTTCATACAAACGATCCCTTGA
- a CDS encoding helix-turn-helix transcriptional regulator, which yields MFTRIPVEKLIQEQEQGKGQPDSVEQNLINLQDPTVQEVLTQLTDGVLVITSDRKIVYANECACRILRQVNQDREHSELLPKEIIYFCDSLADIRHQFPGQHWFINTKICINSSTTFRVHVRYMKLHTLGKDCIVLVLKDHYQLIKSIAQEEARKYNLTDRETEIWLLQRANYTYKQIASELLIAPNTVKKHLQNIHLKQKESMSPLQVLIPQPLLPGWEKGSRAISKSLSQFGRGI from the coding sequence ATGTTTACTAGAATACCAGTTGAAAAGCTGATTCAAGAGCAGGAACAAGGCAAAGGACAACCGGATTCTGTAGAACAAAACTTAATCAACTTACAAGACCCGACGGTTCAAGAAGTGTTAACCCAATTGACGGATGGGGTGCTGGTTATTACATCTGACAGAAAAATTGTTTATGCCAATGAATGTGCTTGCCGTATCTTGCGGCAAGTCAATCAAGACCGGGAACATTCTGAATTGCTTCCCAAAGAGATTATCTATTTTTGTGACTCTCTAGCAGATATCCGTCATCAGTTTCCAGGACAGCACTGGTTTATCAACACCAAAATTTGTATTAATAGTTCTACAACCTTCCGTGTTCACGTTCGCTATATGAAGCTACACACCCTGGGAAAAGACTGTATTGTGCTGGTACTCAAGGATCATTACCAGCTGATCAAAAGCATTGCCCAGGAAGAAGCCAGAAAATATAACTTAACCGATCGCGAGACTGAAATTTGGTTGTTACAACGGGCGAATTATACCTATAAACAAATTGCTTCAGAATTGTTGATTGCACCCAATACGGTTAAGAAGCATTTGCAGAACATTCACCTCAAACAAAAGGAGAGCATGTCACCTTTGCAGGTCCTCATCCCCCAGCCCCTTCTCCCAGGTTGGGAGAAGGGGAGCCGAGCCATCTCAAAGTCTCTCTCCCAATTTGGCAGAGGGATTTAG
- a CDS encoding SMI1/KNR4 family protein produces the protein MSAFDWKSFLQQWSQAILESMTEEQLAQLPPDVIATGWLGYPGATEQQLAQVEAQLRMPLPPSYREFLKVSNGWRQMTPFIHKLWSTEGIAYFASRHLQWIEAFIETHKSAYLNFAQAQELGDFWEPLSVSDDEYFTYGEEQDCSQIRVEYLKTAIAISDVGESAIYLLNPQVVTEQGEWEAWFFADWLPGADRYRSFQEMMVAEYQNFLELRDTPSEQAVEPSEPMPERETEDSPASPIAFLATEPDATSMTGPEVWRSLKRLTIEFQSRQRGDYREYRTIASAGPSYPSHTWSGLKLAKLQSWLRQELTQELPEELPQGLPQEVPGKRAELVQQGGSLHTIPIRPHPPAPSPKQGEGEPDQSPSTHLGEGFRVRADWYTNLRHRALVADHHPASLPSNAPAHKPKSAPERSHPISKSVLEIDQLEICQNNHPPVHIQVNSAKTQKSLAVSGFLISQLPFSMEVVFKLVGPPSPDPGIPSVTYKAQLYAQNRTTGQWAILGETQSGALKGDRQSYIAHLNGRALDPGLYRLQVFTTLHGAVTGLTSFELPLLNVV, from the coding sequence ATGAGTGCGTTTGACTGGAAGAGCTTTCTGCAGCAATGGAGTCAAGCTATTCTGGAATCGATGACAGAGGAGCAATTGGCCCAACTTCCTCCAGATGTCATCGCAACGGGTTGGTTGGGATATCCGGGAGCCACCGAGCAGCAGTTAGCTCAGGTAGAAGCCCAGTTGCGGATGCCGCTTCCCCCCTCCTACCGGGAGTTTCTCAAGGTGTCGAATGGTTGGCGACAGATGACTCCCTTTATTCACAAACTCTGGTCTACGGAAGGCATTGCTTACTTTGCTTCGCGACATTTGCAATGGATCGAAGCCTTTATAGAAACCCATAAAAGTGCTTATTTGAACTTTGCTCAGGCCCAGGAACTAGGCGATTTCTGGGAGCCTCTGAGTGTTTCAGACGATGAATACTTTACTTATGGCGAGGAACAGGACTGTAGCCAGATCCGAGTGGAGTACCTGAAAACGGCGATCGCAATCAGTGATGTTGGTGAATCTGCCATCTACCTACTTAATCCACAAGTCGTGACGGAGCAGGGAGAATGGGAAGCCTGGTTTTTTGCAGATTGGCTCCCCGGTGCCGATCGCTACCGCTCTTTTCAGGAAATGATGGTAGCGGAGTATCAAAACTTTCTGGAATTACGGGATACGCCCTCTGAGCAAGCTGTTGAACCGTCGGAACCCATGCCAGAGCGTGAAACTGAAGATAGCCCTGCATCACCCATAGCATTCTTAGCGACAGAACCCGATGCAACAAGTATGACAGGGCCAGAAGTCTGGCGATCGCTGAAACGACTAACCATTGAGTTTCAGTCCCGGCAACGGGGTGACTACCGGGAATATCGAACGATCGCCAGTGCTGGCCCCAGCTATCCCTCTCATACCTGGTCTGGCCTCAAGCTGGCTAAACTGCAATCCTGGTTGCGACAAGAACTGACCCAAGAATTGCCTGAAGAATTGCCTCAAGGATTACCTCAAGAGGTACCAGGCAAACGGGCTGAGCTAGTACAACAAGGCGGAAGTCTACATACCATTCCAATCCGCCCTCATCCCCCAGCCCCTTCTCCCAAACAGGGAGAAGGGGAGCCAGATCAAAGTCCCTCTACCCACTTGGGAGAGGGATTTAGGGTGAGGGCAGATTGGTATACGAACTTACGCCACAGAGCACTAGTCGCAGATCACCACCCCGCTTCCCTACCCTCCAATGCCCCTGCACATAAACCGAAGTCTGCACCAGAACGATCGCACCCCATCTCCAAGTCCGTTCTAGAAATTGATCAACTCGAAATCTGCCAGAACAATCATCCGCCTGTTCATATCCAGGTAAATTCTGCCAAAACCCAAAAAAGTCTGGCGGTGAGCGGTTTTTTGATCAGCCAACTTCCCTTCTCGATGGAAGTGGTGTTTAAGCTGGTCGGCCCGCCGTCGCCTGACCCAGGGATTCCTTCCGTCACCTACAAAGCTCAGCTCTATGCCCAAAATCGAACGACGGGCCAGTGGGCCATTCTGGGTGAAACTCAATCAGGTGCTTTAAAGGGCGATCGACAAAGCTATATCGCTCATCTGAATGGCAGAGCTTTAGACCCTGGCTTATATCGCCTGCAAGTCTTCACTACCCTGCATGGGGCCGTCACAGGTCTGACCTCCTTTGAACTACCGTTGCTGAATGTTGTGTAG
- a CDS encoding transposase, translating to MVFFEDECHLLWGDLCGYVWGKTNERIEVPITNERSRQTYYGAVNIYTQQCLIQASETGNSDGTIAFLQYLLSQCPNSRIALIWDGASYHRSQEVKQYLESVNQGLDESNWKITCIRFAPNDPKQNPIEDIWLQAKRFIREYYHLCQSFNVVKFLFELVTHHQTFSFPKLFTYGFFS from the coding sequence GTGGTCTTCTTTGAGGATGAATGCCATCTGTTGTGGGGGGACTTATGTGGGTATGTGTGGGGCAAAACAAACGAACGCATCGAGGTTCCCATCACCAATGAACGCAGCAGGCAGACTTACTATGGAGCCGTGAATATCTACACACAGCAGTGCCTGATTCAAGCATCTGAAACTGGCAATAGCGATGGCACGATTGCTTTTCTTCAATATCTGCTGAGCCAATGTCCGAACAGTCGGATTGCGTTGATTTGGGATGGAGCCAGCTATCATCGCTCCCAAGAGGTAAAACAGTATCTTGAATCGGTCAATCAAGGACTCGATGAGTCCAACTGGAAAATCACTTGCATTCGCTTTGCGCCCAATGATCCCAAGCAAAACCCAATTGAGGATATTTGGTTGCAGGCAAAGCGATTCATTCGAGAGTACTACCACTTGTGTCAATCGTTCAATGTCGTTAAGTTCCTCTTTGAGCTTGTGACTCACCACCAAACCTTTAGCTTTCCAAAGCTTTTTACCTATGGCTTTTTCTCATAA
- a CDS encoding helix-turn-helix domain-containing protein, whose translation MVGNGSMLEDLNDFIKSNPDARELKRAVAVQMFLKGYKHREIGESIGVSSGFISKWSRIYEQLGVSGLKLGYCGSVGYLEPEQRQAVISWLKHKNYWNLAELQAHIEQEYGVVFDSKQSYYTLFEQAGISWKKTQKRNPKADPALVEKKTGDYGLVGGASAGDHLGRVGGLL comes from the coding sequence ATGGTTGGAAATGGTTCTATGCTAGAAGACCTGAATGACTTCATCAAGTCTAATCCAGATGCGCGTGAACTCAAACGAGCAGTAGCGGTCCAAATGTTTCTCAAAGGATATAAGCATCGAGAGATTGGGGAGAGTATCGGTGTGAGTTCAGGTTTCATTAGCAAATGGAGTAGGATCTACGAACAGTTGGGGGTTTCTGGGTTGAAACTGGGGTATTGCGGTTCAGTCGGCTATCTAGAACCAGAGCAACGGCAGGCGGTGATTAGCTGGTTAAAGCACAAGAATTACTGGAATCTGGCTGAGTTGCAAGCGCATATTGAACAGGAGTATGGAGTAGTCTTTGACTCCAAGCAAAGTTACTACACCCTGTTTGAGCAAGCTGGGATTAGCTGGAAGAAAACGCAAAAGCGCAATCCGAAGGCAGACCCAGCGTTAGTAGAGAAAAAAACAGGAGATTACGGCTTGGTTGGAGGCGCATCGGCAGGAGATCATCTCGGGCGAGTTGGTGGTCTTCTTTGA
- a CDS encoding pentapeptide repeat-containing protein: MQGSSWMISGAIVVTLATASIAANPEQVKRLVENLDCEACNLSEVTLYSYNLEGANLQGANLTAAALQGSNLNYAKLSNSMLQKANLGLVKLRQADLQGANLQEASLYGADLAGANLQRANLQGANLQGANLQGADLSNTNLQQANLRNAKMAGANLEGAILKGAKMPDGREAR; encoded by the coding sequence ATGCAAGGCTCCAGTTGGATGATTTCGGGTGCGATCGTCGTGACTCTGGCAACGGCCAGCATCGCCGCCAACCCAGAGCAGGTGAAGCGCCTGGTGGAAAACCTTGACTGTGAAGCCTGTAATCTGTCAGAAGTGACTCTCTACAGCTACAACCTGGAAGGAGCCAACCTGCAAGGGGCCAACCTGACGGCTGCGGCCCTGCAAGGCTCTAATCTGAACTATGCCAAATTGAGCAACAGTATGCTGCAAAAGGCCAATCTGGGACTGGTGAAACTGCGGCAGGCTGATCTGCAGGGCGCTAACCTGCAAGAGGCCAGTCTGTATGGAGCCGATCTAGCAGGAGCCAACTTACAGAGAGCCAATCTGCAGGGAGCCAATCTGCAGGGAGCCAACTTACAGGGAGCCGATTTGAGTAACACGAATTTGCAACAGGCCAATCTGCGAAATGCCAAAATGGCGGGCGCTAATTTAGAAGGAGCGATTCTCAAAGGCGCTAAGATGCCCGATGGACGGGAGGCGAGGTAG
- a CDS encoding alpha/beta hydrolase has protein sequence MSRSSVSLGIGGTVQTYVWNWKGKPVSVIYEVLGEGKQILLLPAFSTVSSRAEMRGLAEQLAERFQVIAVDWPGFGESDRPGIDYKPAVYHGFLRSFVQSVFSDPVVVIAGGHAAGYVMQLAQQSPAPWSYVILTAPTWRGPLPTAMGEHRKAYKVLQQIVRLPILGQFLYFLNTLPWFLRWMYQRHVYADPKHITRSLMAEKWQASRGWGARFASVAFVTGALDPVRDRMQFIDYFQPLPVPVLMVIGEQTPPKSREEMEIVVHFSGVQVLRMPGSLGLHEEYADALMTGLLPMLNKFLS, from the coding sequence ATGTCGCGATCGTCCGTCAGCTTAGGAATCGGTGGTACTGTTCAAACGTATGTCTGGAACTGGAAAGGCAAACCAGTTTCAGTGATTTATGAGGTTTTAGGGGAGGGAAAGCAGATTCTCTTGCTGCCTGCCTTCAGTACGGTTTCCAGTCGGGCCGAAATGCGGGGGCTGGCCGAACAGTTGGCCGAGCGGTTTCAGGTGATTGCCGTGGATTGGCCCGGTTTTGGCGAATCCGATCGCCCTGGCATCGACTATAAACCGGCTGTTTACCACGGTTTTTTACGCAGTTTCGTCCAGTCGGTTTTCTCGGATCCTGTCGTGGTGATTGCGGGTGGCCATGCCGCAGGTTATGTGATGCAGTTAGCCCAACAATCTCCTGCCCCCTGGTCTTACGTCATCCTCACGGCTCCGACCTGGCGCGGCCCCTTACCCACAGCTATGGGAGAGCATCGCAAGGCTTACAAGGTACTCCAGCAAATTGTCCGGCTGCCCATCCTGGGCCAGTTCCTCTATTTTCTCAATACCCTGCCCTGGTTTCTGCGCTGGATGTATCAGCGGCATGTGTACGCTGATCCCAAACATATTACCCGGTCTTTGATGGCGGAGAAATGGCAGGCCAGTCGTGGATGGGGGGCACGCTTTGCCTCAGTTGCTTTCGTGACGGGGGCACTGGATCCGGTGCGCGATCGTATGCAGTTTATCGACTACTTCCAACCACTGCCGGTCCCAGTTTTAATGGTGATTGGTGAACAAACGCCGCCCAAGTCCAGAGAAGAAATGGAAATTGTGGTGCATTTTTCTGGGGTGCAGGTACTCCGGATGCCCGGCTCGTTGGGTCTGCACGAAGAATATGCGGATGCATTAATGACTGGGCTATTACCGATGTTGAATAAATTTTTATCCTGA
- a CDS encoding FKBP-type peptidyl-prolyl cis-trans isomerase has protein sequence MPQAKQGDTVKVHYTGKLDDGTVFDSSQEREPLEFTIGTGTIIPGFEQAVIGMSPGESKTEVIPPDRAYGPYLEEMVLQIERQQLPTDLDPEVGQQLQLQHPTGEVIPVIITDVSSSTVTLDANHPLAGEDLTFDIQLVAIA, from the coding sequence ATGCCACAGGCAAAACAAGGGGATACGGTCAAGGTTCATTACACCGGCAAGCTAGATGATGGCACGGTGTTTGACTCTTCCCAGGAGCGGGAGCCTTTGGAGTTCACCATTGGCACAGGCACCATTATCCCTGGCTTTGAACAAGCGGTGATTGGCATGTCACCGGGCGAATCGAAAACGGAAGTGATCCCACCCGATCGCGCCTATGGTCCCTACCTGGAAGAAATGGTCTTGCAGATCGAACGTCAACAACTCCCAACCGATCTGGATCCAGAAGTGGGTCAGCAACTGCAACTGCAACATCCCACGGGTGAAGTGATTCCCGTGATCATTACAGACGTGTCATCATCTACAGTCACTCTGGATGCCAACCATCCTCTCGCAGGCGAAGACCTCACGTTTGATATTCAACTGGTTGCGATCGCTTAA
- the isiD gene encoding protein IsiD: MMTLHLEQTQVAALTATDVEKLATRLEQDDYTTAFEGLQDWHLLRAIAFQRPELVEPYLYLLDLEAYDEA, from the coding sequence ATGATGACATTGCATTTAGAACAAACTCAGGTTGCTGCCTTGACCGCTACTGATGTGGAAAAGCTGGCAACGCGCTTAGAGCAGGACGACTATACCACGGCTTTTGAGGGGCTGCAGGACTGGCATTTATTACGGGCGATCGCCTTTCAACGGCCTGAACTGGTAGAACCCTATCTGTACCTGCTGGATCTGGAAGCCTACGACGAAGCCTAA
- a CDS encoding alpha/beta hydrolase, translating into MLPHHLPSFTSSPALHFLSPSTSPPPSPPDCYKIRAHRVEERLLSLNAITIPAQTKQPAKGLIVLLHGWGANCQDLLGLAEFMDLGDYQLVFPDAPFVHPYNPVGKMWYDLPQDYRFMGTAQFGNRPDLTQSREQLTNFLNSLTDQLQIPFSRTILGGFSQGGAMTLDVGLQLPLAGLMVLSGYLHAPPRLQTTDTPAVFIVHGRQDMVVPVQAAHRTRDSLQALGVPVQYQEYPFMGHEIQPVVLEQLQTFVKEILD; encoded by the coding sequence TTGCTTCCCCATCATCTCCCCTCCTTCACTTCCTCTCCCGCCCTTCACTTCCTCTCCCCCTCCACTTCTCCCCCCCCCTCCCCCCCTGACTGCTATAAAATCAGAGCACATCGAGTTGAGGAACGTCTTCTGTCTTTAAACGCCATCACTATCCCCGCCCAGACCAAACAGCCTGCCAAAGGCTTGATTGTCTTATTGCATGGTTGGGGCGCGAACTGCCAGGATTTACTAGGGCTGGCAGAGTTTATGGATCTGGGAGACTATCAACTGGTGTTTCCAGATGCCCCTTTTGTTCACCCCTATAATCCCGTTGGCAAGATGTGGTATGACTTGCCGCAGGATTATCGGTTTATGGGAACGGCCCAATTTGGCAATCGCCCCGATCTCACCCAGAGCCGGGAACAATTGACCAATTTCCTCAACTCCCTCACCGACCAGTTACAAATTCCCTTTTCTCGCACGATTCTGGGAGGCTTCTCTCAGGGCGGCGCAATGACATTGGATGTAGGATTACAACTGCCTCTCGCCGGATTGATGGTGTTGAGTGGCTATTTGCACGCTCCCCCGCGGCTCCAAACCACTGATACTCCTGCCGTTTTTATCGTGCATGGCAGACAGGATATGGTAGTTCCTGTGCAGGCGGCTCACCGGACGAGAGATAGTTTGCAAGCCCTGGGAGTACCCGTGCAATATCAGGAATATCCCTTCATGGGGCATGAGATTCAACCCGTAGTGTTAGAGCAGCTACAAACTTTTGTTAAAGAAATACTCGATTAA